The following are encoded in a window of Kitasatospora sp. NBC_01250 genomic DNA:
- a CDS encoding TetR/AcrR family transcriptional regulator, whose translation MNASEPVADRADRADAAAPGAPDERPRRAGYRRLPVQQRREQLIAVALELFSTRPPDEVSLDDVAEASGASRPLVYRYFAGGKQQLYEAALNSAAEELISRFTVPPRGTPTEQLGAVLDGYFSFVAEHAAGYGALLRGGSVVETARTGAIVDRVRRSALRRTLRYMGVPEAGPRLTLLVRSWISVVEASSLSWLDEGRQIPQRQLREWLVDEFVAMTAATAAHDPQSAEVLTGLLALEAPDGRAAALLARLAALRVGT comes from the coding sequence ATGAACGCCAGCGAGCCGGTCGCGGACAGAGCCGACAGAGCGGACGCCGCAGCGCCCGGTGCCCCGGACGAGCGGCCCCGGCGCGCCGGGTACCGCCGCCTGCCGGTGCAGCAGCGCCGCGAGCAGCTGATCGCCGTGGCGCTGGAGCTGTTCAGCACCCGCCCGCCGGACGAGGTGAGCCTGGACGACGTGGCCGAGGCCTCCGGCGCCTCCCGCCCGCTGGTCTACCGCTACTTCGCCGGCGGCAAGCAGCAGCTCTACGAGGCCGCGCTGAACAGCGCCGCCGAGGAGCTGATCAGCCGCTTCACGGTGCCGCCGCGCGGCACTCCGACCGAGCAGCTGGGCGCGGTGCTGGACGGCTACTTCTCGTTCGTCGCCGAGCACGCGGCCGGCTACGGCGCGCTGCTGCGCGGCGGCTCGGTGGTGGAGACCGCGCGCACCGGCGCGATCGTGGACCGGGTGCGCCGCTCCGCGCTGCGCCGCACCCTGCGCTACATGGGCGTGCCCGAGGCCGGGCCCCGGCTGACCCTGCTGGTCCGCTCCTGGATCTCGGTGGTGGAGGCCTCCTCGCTCAGCTGGCTGGACGAGGGCCGGCAGATCCCGCAGCGCCAGCTGCGGGAGTGGCTGGTGGACGAGTTCGTGGCGATGACGGCGGCCACCGCCGCGCACGACCCGCAGAGCGCCGAGGTGCTGACCGGTCTGCTGGCGCTGGAGGCCCCGGACGGACGGGCTGCCGCGCTGCTGGCCCGGCTGGCCGCGCTGCGGGTCGGCACCTGA
- a CDS encoding ABC transporter substrate-binding protein, whose protein sequence is MRPRTAALAVALLPLLALTACGSGSSGATARPAAQGVDPNRDVVSQEQKVDAIAALLPADVRQGGTLKVGSSFGTPPSAYYPDPATKKPAGLDVDVTDAVARVLGLKVDREDAAFETILPALGSGKYDVGTGNFGVTTARLKTIDFVTYIDDGQGFAVRKDNTALTDVTQLTQLCGLTIGTGAGTTFETTLNTQKHLCTDAGKKPYTVQSFSENGAILTSLQQGRIDAVMSTINGLRYQAAQPAAGTKFVGEFHRLDVGFAFKKGSPLTPAFQAAVNQLIKDGTYQRILDKWGTGGSAITQSQISPPEHT, encoded by the coding sequence GTGAGACCCCGCACCGCCGCCCTCGCCGTCGCCCTGCTGCCGCTGCTCGCGCTCACCGCCTGCGGCTCCGGCAGCAGCGGCGCCACGGCCCGGCCGGCCGCCCAGGGGGTGGACCCGAACCGCGACGTGGTCTCCCAGGAGCAGAAGGTCGACGCGATCGCCGCCCTGCTGCCCGCCGACGTCCGCCAGGGCGGCACGCTCAAGGTCGGCAGCTCCTTCGGCACCCCGCCCAGCGCCTACTACCCCGACCCGGCGACCAAGAAGCCGGCCGGCCTGGACGTGGACGTCACCGACGCCGTCGCCCGGGTGCTGGGCCTGAAGGTGGACCGCGAGGACGCCGCCTTCGAGACCATTCTGCCCGCGCTCGGCAGCGGCAAGTACGACGTGGGCACCGGCAACTTCGGCGTCACCACGGCCCGGCTGAAGACCATCGACTTCGTCACCTACATCGACGACGGCCAGGGCTTCGCCGTCCGCAAGGACAACACCGCGCTGACCGACGTCACCCAGCTCACCCAGCTGTGCGGGCTGACCATCGGCACCGGCGCCGGCACCACCTTCGAGACCACGCTCAACACGCAGAAGCACCTGTGCACCGACGCCGGCAAGAAGCCGTACACCGTGCAGTCCTTCTCCGAGAACGGCGCGATCCTGACCAGCCTCCAGCAGGGCCGGATCGACGCGGTGATGTCCACCATCAACGGCCTGCGCTACCAGGCCGCCCAGCCGGCCGCCGGGACGAAGTTCGTCGGCGAGTTCCACCGCCTGGACGTCGGCTTCGCGTTCAAGAAGGGCAGCCCGCTGACCCCGGCCTTCCAGGCGGCGGTCAACCAGCTGATCAAGGACGGCACCTACCAGCGGATCCTGGACAAGTGGGGCACCGGCGGCTCGGCCATCACCCAGTCGCAGATCAGCCCGCCCGAGCACACGTGA
- a CDS encoding fumarylacetoacetate hydrolase family protein — translation MKLLRVGPPGAERPIVLGPDDTAYDLSGRTPDLDGAFLSRLDTAELTGALGRGELPVVDLAGQRIGAPVARPGKVVCVGLNYRDHAAEAGAAIPAEPVLFLKASNTVVGPNDEVLVPRGSTKTDYEVELAVVIGRTARYLESAEQAAAVIAGYTVSNDVTERAFQLERGGQWDKGKCCETFNPLGPYLVTPEELGDPQALELRLWVNGELRQDGRTADMIFPVLEVIRYISQFMVLEPGDVVTTGTPAGVTMGRPGTAFLQPGDVLELEVSGLGRQRQVLGKA, via the coding sequence ATGAAGCTCCTCCGAGTTGGCCCCCCGGGCGCCGAGCGCCCGATCGTGCTGGGCCCGGACGACACCGCGTACGACCTCTCGGGGCGCACTCCCGACCTGGACGGGGCGTTCCTGTCCCGGCTGGACACCGCCGAGCTGACCGGTGCGCTGGGGCGCGGTGAGCTGCCGGTCGTCGACCTCGCGGGGCAGCGGATCGGTGCGCCGGTGGCGCGGCCGGGCAAGGTGGTCTGCGTCGGGCTGAACTACCGCGACCACGCCGCCGAGGCGGGCGCGGCGATCCCCGCGGAGCCGGTGCTCTTCCTCAAGGCGAGCAACACCGTGGTGGGCCCGAACGACGAGGTCCTGGTCCCGCGCGGCAGCACCAAGACGGACTACGAGGTCGAGCTGGCCGTGGTGATCGGGCGCACCGCCCGCTACCTGGAGAGCGCGGAGCAGGCGGCAGCGGTGATCGCCGGCTACACCGTCTCCAACGACGTCACCGAGCGGGCCTTCCAGCTGGAGCGCGGCGGCCAGTGGGACAAGGGCAAGTGCTGCGAGACCTTCAACCCGCTGGGCCCCTACCTGGTCACCCCCGAGGAGCTGGGCGACCCGCAGGCGCTGGAGCTGCGGCTGTGGGTCAACGGCGAGCTGCGGCAGGACGGTCGGACCGCCGACATGATCTTCCCGGTGCTGGAGGTGATCCGCTACATCAGCCAGTTCATGGTGCTGGAGCCCGGTGACGTGGTCACCACCGGCACTCCGGCCGGCGTCACCATGGGCCGGCCCGGCACCGCCTTCCTGCAGCCCGGCGACGTGCTGGAGCTGGAGGTCAGCGGGCTCGGCCGGCAGCGGCAGGTGCTCGGCAAGGCCTGA
- a CDS encoding serine/threonine-protein kinase has protein sequence MSDLQAPPVDDRYQMVRRLGQSVTGDRWEAVDRSDGHRVVLHLVPPHSPAPPPAVDRFLDEAERAGRLGHPHLVAVENRAPRALALELLSGHTLDAVIAAGPADLGHVLVWAQQICEALKAAHAAGVVHWGVKPGRIFLLTPQPVAGGAPLGAIKLLGFGTAHLAPATETGNAPYLAPEQWRQAPADGRCDLYALGCVLFELCTGRPPYLGGSAQELMHRHLNDPVPWPGQVRPDLPPGLDQVVQALLAKEPAARPADAADAGARLAAVAAGYRGPVQPDPRDQLQAQVDQAWAFGEAGQPGEAVGRLTALVTHAARLLGAADPLTLQICYDLAIWRGMADDIAGAAGLLGELLPLMTATLGPGDEDVAKATQDLWSFSRDLERKRNRGHSRPGELAMLLGLPVY, from the coding sequence ATGTCAGATCTCCAGGCCCCGCCGGTGGACGACCGCTATCAGATGGTGCGCCGACTGGGTCAGTCGGTCACCGGGGACCGCTGGGAGGCGGTCGACCGGTCCGACGGTCACCGGGTCGTCCTCCACCTGGTGCCGCCGCACTCCCCGGCCCCGCCGCCCGCGGTGGACCGCTTCCTGGACGAGGCCGAGCGGGCCGGCCGGCTGGGCCACCCGCACCTGGTGGCGGTGGAGAACCGCGCCCCGCGCGCGCTGGCCCTGGAGCTGCTCAGCGGCCACACCCTGGACGCCGTGATCGCGGCCGGCCCCGCCGACCTTGGGCACGTGCTGGTCTGGGCCCAGCAGATCTGCGAGGCGCTGAAGGCCGCGCACGCCGCGGGGGTGGTGCACTGGGGGGTCAAGCCGGGGCGCATCTTCCTCCTCACGCCCCAGCCGGTCGCCGGTGGCGCCCCCCTGGGCGCGATCAAGCTGCTCGGCTTCGGCACCGCCCACCTGGCGCCCGCCACCGAGACCGGCAACGCCCCGTACCTGGCGCCCGAGCAGTGGCGCCAGGCGCCCGCCGACGGCCGCTGCGACCTCTACGCGCTGGGCTGCGTGCTCTTCGAGCTGTGCACCGGGCGCCCGCCCTACCTCGGCGGGTCCGCGCAGGAGTTGATGCACCGGCACCTGAACGACCCCGTCCCGTGGCCCGGTCAGGTCCGCCCCGACCTGCCGCCGGGCCTGGACCAGGTGGTGCAGGCGCTGCTCGCCAAGGAGCCGGCCGCCCGCCCGGCGGACGCCGCCGACGCCGGGGCCCGGCTCGCCGCGGTGGCGGCCGGCTACCGGGGCCCGGTCCAGCCCGACCCGCGGGACCAGCTGCAGGCCCAGGTCGACCAGGCCTGGGCCTTCGGCGAGGCCGGGCAACCGGGCGAGGCCGTCGGCCGGCTGACCGCACTGGTGACGCACGCGGCCCGGCTGCTCGGCGCCGCCGATCCGCTGACCCTGCAGATCTGCTACGACCTTGCCATCTGGCGGGGGATGGCTGACGATATCGCTGGAGCGGCAGGACTGTTGGGCGAGTTGCTGCCGCTGATGACCGCCACCTTGGGACCGGGGGACGAGGACGTGGCGAAGGCGACACAGGACCTGTGGTCCTTCTCTCGTGATCTGGAGCGCAAGCGCAATCGTGGCCACTCCCGCCCCGGGGAGCTGGCGATGCTGCTCGGCCTCCCCGTCTACTGA
- a CDS encoding amino acid ABC transporter permease, which produces MSLTLRRAAAPPGSDADPATLPVRPARHPGRWLAALLALLLVGQFVHGLAVNPGWDWPTFARYLTTPSILRAVGTTLELTAYGTVLGFALGVVVAFGRLSGSLVLQSIAWTYTWVFRSIPLIVQLVFWFNISYLYQHLALGVPFGPELWSFRTVDVLSAQGAAVLGLALYQSAYAAEVVRAGVIAIEAGQFEAAAALGIPRLRQIRRIVLPQAMRSILPNAANQVIALLKSTSVVYVMAIGELFYQVQVVYGRNGRVVPLLMVATVWYVLLTTVLSVLQYYVERHFARGAQRTAAPTPLHRLIRRVQS; this is translated from the coding sequence GTGAGCCTCACCCTGCGCCGGGCCGCGGCCCCGCCCGGCTCCGACGCCGATCCCGCCACCCTGCCGGTGCGGCCGGCCCGGCATCCCGGGCGCTGGCTGGCCGCCCTGCTCGCCCTGCTGCTGGTCGGCCAGTTCGTCCACGGGCTGGCCGTCAACCCCGGCTGGGACTGGCCGACCTTCGCCCGCTACCTGACCACGCCGTCCATCCTGCGCGCGGTCGGCACCACCCTCGAACTCACCGCCTACGGCACCGTGCTGGGCTTCGCCCTCGGCGTCGTGGTGGCCTTCGGGCGGCTGTCGGGCAGTCTGGTGCTGCAGAGCATCGCCTGGACCTACACCTGGGTCTTCCGGTCGATCCCGCTCATCGTCCAGCTGGTCTTCTGGTTCAACATCTCCTACCTCTACCAACACCTGGCGCTGGGCGTGCCGTTCGGCCCCGAGCTGTGGTCCTTCCGGACCGTCGACGTGCTCAGCGCGCAGGGCGCGGCCGTGCTGGGGCTGGCGCTCTACCAGAGCGCGTACGCGGCCGAGGTGGTGCGCGCCGGGGTGATCGCGATCGAGGCCGGGCAGTTCGAGGCCGCCGCCGCGCTGGGCATCCCGCGGCTGCGCCAGATCCGCCGGATCGTGCTGCCGCAGGCGATGCGCTCCATCCTGCCGAACGCCGCCAACCAGGTGATCGCGCTGCTCAAGAGCACCTCGGTGGTCTACGTGATGGCGATCGGCGAACTCTTCTACCAGGTCCAGGTGGTCTACGGGCGCAACGGCCGGGTGGTGCCGCTGCTGATGGTGGCCACCGTCTGGTACGTGCTGCTGACCACCGTGCTCTCCGTCCTGCAGTACTACGTGGAACGGCACTTCGCCCGCGGCGCGCAGCGCACCGCGGCGCCGACGCCCCTGCACCGTCTGATCCGAAGGGTCCAGTCATGA
- a CDS encoding amino acid ABC transporter ATP-binding protein, with translation MSASAMVEVRGVHKSFGTLEVLRGVDLSVPAGSVTVILGPSGSGKSTLLRSINHLEKLDRGVVSIDGELIGYRRVGDRLHELREREVLRQRTRIGYVFQNFNLFPHLTVLENITEAPISALGRPRAQAREAALELLGRVGLEDKAKAYPRQLSGGQQQRVAIARALALTPKVLLFDEPTSALDPELVGEVLEVIKGLAGSGTTMIVVTHEIGFAREVADTVVFMDGGVVVEQGPAAAVLDHPQHERTRAFLAKVL, from the coding sequence ATGAGCGCCAGCGCGATGGTCGAGGTCCGGGGCGTCCACAAGAGCTTCGGCACGCTGGAGGTGCTGCGCGGGGTGGACCTGAGCGTGCCGGCCGGCTCGGTCACGGTGATCCTGGGGCCGTCCGGCTCCGGCAAGTCCACGCTGCTGCGCAGCATCAACCACCTGGAGAAGCTGGACCGCGGGGTGGTCTCGATCGACGGCGAGCTGATCGGCTACCGGCGGGTGGGGGACCGGCTGCACGAGCTGCGCGAGCGCGAGGTGCTGCGCCAGCGCACCCGGATCGGCTACGTGTTCCAGAACTTCAACCTGTTCCCGCACCTGACGGTGCTGGAGAACATCACCGAGGCGCCGATCAGCGCGCTCGGCCGGCCCAGGGCGCAGGCCCGGGAGGCGGCGCTGGAACTGCTGGGCCGGGTGGGCCTCGAGGACAAGGCGAAGGCCTACCCGCGCCAGCTCTCCGGCGGGCAGCAGCAGCGGGTGGCGATCGCGCGGGCGCTGGCCCTGACGCCCAAGGTGCTGCTCTTCGACGAGCCCACCTCGGCGCTCGACCCGGAGCTGGTGGGCGAGGTGCTGGAGGTGATCAAGGGCCTGGCCGGCTCCGGCACCACGATGATCGTGGTCACCCACGAGATCGGCTTCGCCCGCGAGGTGGCGGACACCGTGGTCTTCATGGACGGCGGGGTGGTGGTCGAACAGGGCCCCGCCGCCGCGGTGCTGGACCACCCGCAGCACGAACGCACCCGCGCCTTCCTCGCCAAGGTTCTCTGA
- a CDS encoding DUF885 domain-containing protein: MASEPNPAADGRTPRQIADAYVQALADLDPLTAVYLGLNPQDDRLPDLSPEGHKAVADLGRRTLAELDAAEAAGAGGALGAADDTAAEQRCARLLRERLTAELAVHEAGEELRAVRNLGSPLHNVREVFTLLPTETEEDWARLGRRLARFPLAVRQYRATLAEGIEQGLLSGPRQVVTVLEQIAEWLAPDASARPEAAGAGWFGALVEPAPEALRAELTGHALAGSAALAELRDWLAEVYAPAAAGTPDPIGRERYQRWVRLWNGADLDLDEAYRWAWTEFHDLAAQMRVEAEKVRPGSTPMEAMHWLENEGPAIAGSEAAREYLQGLMDQAINDLQGVHFDLAEPVTRVESKIAPPGTASAPYYTAPSLDFSRPGRTWLPLMGRDSFPVWDLVSTWYHEGVPGHHLQLAQWNYVAGSLSTYQVSLGGVSANLEGWALYAERLMDELGYLTDPGHRLGYLNAQMLRALRVIVDIGMHVGLEFPADSPYRPGELMTPESAREFFGQYCGLAPAFLDSELVRYLGLPGQAIGYKLGERAWLRGRAAARAAHEARGEEFDLKAWHMAALSQGSLGLDDLEAVLAQL; the protein is encoded by the coding sequence ATGGCTTCCGAACCGAATCCCGCCGCCGACGGCCGTACCCCGCGCCAGATCGCGGACGCGTACGTCCAGGCCCTCGCCGACCTCGACCCGCTGACCGCGGTCTACCTCGGGCTCAACCCGCAGGACGACCGCCTGCCCGACCTGTCACCGGAGGGCCACAAGGCCGTCGCCGATCTCGGCCGCCGCACCCTGGCCGAGCTCGACGCGGCCGAGGCGGCCGGCGCCGGCGGTGCGCTCGGCGCCGCCGATGACACAGCGGCCGAGCAGCGCTGCGCCCGGCTGCTGCGCGAGCGGCTGACCGCCGAACTGGCCGTGCACGAGGCCGGCGAGGAGCTGCGCGCGGTGCGCAACCTGGGCTCGCCGCTGCACAACGTCCGCGAGGTCTTCACCCTGCTGCCCACCGAGACCGAGGAGGACTGGGCCCGGCTCGGCCGGCGCCTGGCCCGGTTCCCGCTGGCCGTCCGGCAGTACCGCGCCACGCTGGCCGAGGGCATCGAGCAGGGCCTGCTCTCCGGTCCGCGCCAGGTCGTCACGGTGCTGGAGCAGATCGCCGAGTGGCTGGCCCCGGACGCCTCCGCCCGGCCCGAGGCCGCCGGGGCCGGCTGGTTCGGCGCCCTGGTCGAGCCCGCGCCCGAGGCGCTGCGGGCCGAGCTGACCGGGCACGCGCTGGCCGGCTCCGCCGCCCTGGCCGAGCTGCGCGACTGGCTGGCCGAGGTCTACGCCCCCGCCGCCGCCGGCACGCCCGACCCGATCGGGCGCGAGCGCTACCAGCGCTGGGTGCGGCTGTGGAACGGCGCCGACCTGGACCTGGACGAGGCCTACCGGTGGGCCTGGACCGAGTTCCACGACCTGGCCGCGCAGATGCGCGTCGAGGCCGAGAAGGTGCGCCCGGGCAGCACGCCGATGGAGGCGATGCACTGGCTGGAGAACGAGGGCCCGGCGATCGCCGGCAGCGAGGCCGCCCGGGAGTACCTGCAGGGCCTGATGGACCAGGCGATCAACGACCTGCAGGGCGTCCACTTCGACCTCGCCGAGCCGGTCACCCGGGTGGAGTCGAAGATCGCCCCGCCCGGCACCGCCAGCGCCCCCTACTACACCGCGCCCTCGCTGGACTTCAGCCGCCCCGGGCGGACCTGGCTGCCGCTGATGGGCCGTGACAGCTTCCCGGTCTGGGACCTGGTCAGCACCTGGTACCACGAGGGCGTGCCCGGCCACCACCTGCAGCTCGCGCAGTGGAACTACGTGGCCGGCAGCCTCTCCACCTACCAGGTCAGCCTCGGCGGGGTGAGCGCCAACCTGGAGGGCTGGGCGCTGTACGCCGAGCGCCTGATGGACGAGCTGGGCTACCTGACCGACCCCGGCCACCGGCTCGGCTACCTCAACGCGCAGATGCTGCGGGCGCTGCGGGTGATCGTGGACATTGGCATGCACGTGGGCCTGGAGTTCCCGGCCGACTCGCCCTACCGTCCCGGCGAGCTGATGACGCCGGAGTCGGCCCGCGAGTTCTTCGGGCAGTACTGCGGCCTGGCCCCCGCGTTCCTGGACAGCGAGCTGGTCCGCTACCTGGGCCTGCCGGGCCAAGCGATCGGCTACAAGCTCGGCGAGCGCGCCTGGCTGCGCGGCCGGGCGGCGGCGCGGGCGGCGCACGAGGCGCGCGGCGAGGAGTTCGACCTCAAGGCCTGGCACATGGCCGCGCTCTCGCAGGGCTCGCTCGGGCTCGACGACCTGGAGGCGGTGCTCGCGCAGCTCTGA
- a CDS encoding serine/threonine-protein kinase: MRAGELLGDRYRLVGELGRGGFGVVWEAYDQRLGRQVAVKTLLHQHGSPSTGTDLARFAREMKVLARVVHPSVVLIFDQGEAAEPGRSYSYLVMELLNGLTLKQVLADQRPALPRALLWARQLCDALAAAHAAEVIHRDVKPENIMFTGPDQQLLKVLDFGIAQIGDNQEAITTEGAVIGSAPYLAPERWRGEPGTVRSDLYSVGCVLFELFTGARPFTATSTYGLMAQHLDEPPARPPALPVELADLLLELLAKEPADRPADAVAVGRRLERAADTIRDLRRRADAAFLAAGEGKAAEALDELRPLIEQFALAFGPGDGRTVRTCHDFAVLLTRVGAFDQAYCLLDELLPHATAALGEGHPDVEDIQRRLARTPAPERPCPAGMLAALLGSV; the protein is encoded by the coding sequence ATGAGAGCCGGCGAGCTGCTGGGAGACCGCTACCGCCTGGTCGGCGAACTGGGCCGTGGCGGGTTCGGGGTGGTCTGGGAGGCCTACGACCAGCGGCTCGGCCGCCAGGTGGCGGTCAAGACGCTGCTCCACCAGCACGGTTCGCCGAGCACCGGGACCGACCTGGCCAGGTTCGCCCGGGAGATGAAGGTGCTGGCCCGGGTGGTCCACCCGAGCGTGGTGCTGATCTTCGACCAGGGCGAGGCGGCCGAGCCCGGCCGCAGCTACAGCTATCTGGTGATGGAGCTGCTCAACGGCCTGACCCTCAAGCAGGTGCTCGCCGATCAGCGCCCGGCGCTCCCGCGCGCGCTGCTCTGGGCCCGCCAGTTGTGCGACGCGCTCGCCGCCGCGCACGCCGCCGAGGTGATCCACCGTGACGTCAAGCCGGAGAACATCATGTTCACCGGGCCCGACCAGCAGCTGCTCAAGGTGCTGGACTTCGGCATCGCCCAGATCGGTGACAACCAGGAAGCGATCACCACCGAGGGTGCGGTGATCGGCAGCGCGCCCTACCTCGCCCCCGAGCGCTGGCGCGGCGAGCCGGGCACGGTGCGCAGCGACCTCTACTCGGTCGGCTGCGTGCTCTTCGAACTCTTCACCGGCGCCCGCCCGTTCACCGCCACCAGCACCTACGGCCTGATGGCCCAGCACCTGGACGAACCCCCTGCCCGCCCGCCGGCGCTGCCCGTCGAGCTCGCCGACCTGCTGCTCGAACTGCTCGCCAAGGAGCCCGCCGACCGGCCCGCCGACGCCGTCGCCGTGGGCCGCCGCCTGGAGCGGGCCGCCGACACCATCCGCGACCTGCGCAGACGGGCCGACGCCGCGTTCCTGGCGGCCGGCGAGGGCAAGGCCGCCGAGGCGCTCGACGAGCTCCGGCCGCTGATCGAGCAGTTCGCGCTGGCCTTCGGGCCGGGCGACGGCCGCACCGTGCGCACCTGCCACGACTTCGCGGTGCTGCTGACCCGGGTCGGCGCCTTCGACCAGGCGTACTGCCTGCTGGACGAGCTGCTCCCGCACGCCACCGCGGCCCTCGGCGAGGGGCATCCGGACGTCGAGGACATCCAGCGCCGGCTCGCCCGCACCCCCGCCCCCGAACGCCCCTGCCCGGCGGGCATGCTCGCGGCGCTGCTCGGGTCGGTCTGA
- a CDS encoding ABC transporter substrate-binding protein, which yields MTRTRLPRLLLALTAALALAGCASATADPGPAAAAGTGTGINLTPQQNRISTPKVDSIAALVPADVRAHGTLEVVDSLGTVPPLDFYATDDKTVIGAEPDLATLVADVLGLKVQFHPESWENVFVGLDSGKYDVGFTNITVTETRKEKYDFATYRLDNLAFEAKKGADWKVTGPRDVAGRTIGVSSGTNQEKLLLDWSAQDVAAGLKPVKIAYYQNSSDYYLALGSGRIDAWVGPNPTSAFHAAQTGQTQVIGTYSGAGASLQGKIAATVKKGNPLITAVQAALDEVIRNGTYGQVLQRWGLSNEAVPSSELNPPGLPKSDG from the coding sequence ATGACCCGCACCCGCCTGCCCCGCCTGCTGCTCGCGCTCACCGCCGCCCTGGCTCTGGCCGGCTGCGCCAGCGCCACCGCCGATCCCGGCCCGGCCGCCGCCGCCGGCACGGGCACAGGCATCAACCTGACGCCCCAGCAGAACCGGATCAGCACCCCGAAGGTGGATTCGATCGCCGCGCTGGTCCCCGCGGACGTGCGCGCCCACGGCACCCTGGAGGTGGTCGACTCCCTCGGTACCGTCCCGCCGCTGGACTTCTACGCCACCGACGACAAGACCGTGATCGGCGCCGAACCCGACCTCGCCACCCTGGTGGCCGACGTCCTCGGCCTCAAGGTGCAGTTCCACCCCGAGAGCTGGGAGAACGTCTTCGTCGGCCTGGACAGCGGCAAGTACGACGTCGGCTTCACCAACATCACGGTGACCGAGACCCGCAAGGAGAAGTACGACTTCGCCACCTACCGGCTGGACAACCTGGCCTTCGAGGCCAAGAAGGGCGCCGACTGGAAGGTCACCGGTCCCAGGGACGTGGCCGGCCGCACCATCGGCGTCTCCTCCGGCACCAACCAGGAGAAGCTGCTGCTGGACTGGAGCGCCCAGGACGTGGCGGCCGGCCTCAAGCCGGTGAAGATCGCCTACTACCAGAACTCCTCGGACTACTACCTGGCGCTCGGCTCGGGCCGGATCGACGCCTGGGTCGGGCCCAACCCGACCAGCGCCTTCCACGCCGCGCAGACCGGGCAGACCCAGGTGATCGGCACCTACTCGGGTGCCGGGGCGAGTCTGCAGGGCAAGATCGCGGCCACCGTCAAGAAGGGCAACCCGCTGATCACCGCGGTCCAGGCGGCGCTCGACGAGGTGATCAGGAACGGGACGTACGGGCAGGTGCTGCAGCGCTGGGGGCTGTCGAACGAGGCGGTGCCGAGCTCCGAGCTCAACCCGCCGGGCCTGCCGAAGTCCGACGGCTAG